ATTATTCTCTCCCACTTTCACCAAAGACCTGACAAGAAGAGCTTCAATGCCCTAGAGGAAAAAATTTACAGTCATCCCACATGTAAATGGCAATTCTCTTGTCCCTTCCAATAAGAAAACATGCTACATCCAGAAATATCTTTCTCTGATTTTCATCTAAATCTTCATAACACATCTTCAACACCTTTTCAACTTTCTCGTGAGGAGCATCTTTCAATTTCTCCAATGTATCTTCCCACACTTCTTTTGGTTTTAGAAATAAGCAAGAACCCACCATTTCAAGAGCTAAAGGGAGCCGACCGGTAGCTGATATAATGGCTCTAGAAAGAGTACGATCGACCTCTCTGACATAATCCTTCCCGAAAGCATGCTTACAAAAAAGTTGAAGAGCTTGACCTTCATCCATTGCCTCAACCTCATATGTTTGAGTTATTACTTTGACCTTTTTTAAGACATCTTTTTTTAAAGATGTCACAATAATTCTGCTTCCAGGACCATAACCGGTAAGGTCACCCGCAATTTGAGTAAGCTGTTCAGAATCACCCACGTCATCAAGAAAAATTAGAACCTTCATATTGCTGAATCTGTGTTTGATAAATTGCATAGCCTCGTCAGAAGTACTGAACTCTCGACTTTCCCTCTTTACAAGTTGAGATACTAAATTACATCGCAATGTCTTAAGCCCTTCAACCTGGGTATACTTTTCTCGAACATTCTCGAGATAGGCACAGCCATCAAAGAGATGATACAGTCGGTTGTAGACAATCTTTGCAAGAGTAGTTTTGCCAACCCCAGGCATACCGCATATTCCAACAACGCATCCCTTGTTGCTAAATGTTTTAACAGCTTGTCCATCACGAAAGTCAACATCAAGCTTCCTCATAATCTCTTCTACATGATGGTCGATTCCAACTAGATATTCAGTCACGACTAGGTCAGGCTTCTTTAATAGTCGCAAGACGTCTGAGACGACTAGCTGTATGAGCTTGCCATGATGCCTGCCAATGTAAGTAATGAGAGAGCTATGACAATTTGTACTTATAATGACTAGACAGTAAACAAAATGTAAGACAAGGAAGATTGAGTTAAAGACAATGCAATACAATGTATGAAAATAAGATTTGCACCAGTTAACCCATAGTTGTTCATTTAATAGATGATATCAAAGTTGAATTTATCATAGCATTTGTTATAGGTAAGGATAACAGAAACTAGTATATTCTTCGAGAAatccttttacttttttacaACCTAATGCAGATTAGGTGAAACAGTAATGAAATCATGCCAAGATTAATCCCTTTTAGGGATTAAGTGTAGTATTGAGTATTGACTAAATGATCTATGGAATAAGTTGGCTTACTTTACTAGGATACGATCATGTAAGTATCTGTTGTGTACCCTCGGCTTTTAATTTTGAAGAACGGACGCATTTAGCATGTTCAGAAGGCCCACAGGAAAACAGACATAACAGcgataaataattacaaaatttctgACTTCTTCTTTGGGGCCATTGAAGGTCTCAAAATATCAAAACTCTGATCGGCTTAACTTGTGACAAGATCTTAGACATAATCTTTTCAGTGAATGTGTAAATTGGGACAGTGAGTGCATTTTACTCAAGGCAGAGCCGTGTAGTACAAGACAAAAGCAGCGGAGATTGGATTACCCATCATTCATTTCAGCCAAGTTCAACCCTTTCATTTCTCCAATATGTCGGAGAGCCTTCTTCCACGCATCGATCCTCTCCTTGTCAACTCGCTCATTCTTAACAAGTTCATAAAAGAACTCTCCAAAAGATCCCATAAGGTGTTTTACATCAGAGATACCAACGTCATAGAATATGGGAATTATCATTTGCTCGTTGTTTTCTCTGCACGCTAACATTTGCTGCAGCTCCATGAGGCAGCTTTTGCTGGAAGCATAATTCTTTGAGATGATGGGTATGGCTATCTCCGATTGCTTGATCGCCTCAATGAGTGACGGCTTGATCATTTCTCCAACAAGTAACTCTTCATTGTCTCTGAAGACACGGATCCCCATTTTTTCGAGGCTGTGGTAGAGGCAATCTGCGAATCCCTTCCGAGTGTCTGGCCCTCGGAAACTCAAGAAAACCTCGTAACTTCCCGAAAAGGTGACAGAAGTCGGTGAAGATCGCGGCGATTCATACGATTCCTGTTAAATCAAGGGACCATAATTTATTCCGTAACATATAGATTCCTACCTAGAGGAGACTAATTCCCAATTTTTCGATCCTCATTAAAAGTAAAAGTTGTAAGTCAAATGACAGTGCATTGCATAACACTCTCGTATTGTCGAGCAAAACTCCAACAGCATCCAAACATCTTTCTACTCTTAGAAGTGTAAGAAAAGAAGATCTCAAACGAACTCAACAATGTTATCCCTTATTCAAGCATTTTCTGAACAAACTTATAAAATGGGAAAACTACTCTACTAGACGATCATGTCAGTTGTAACCAGCATTGGAAGAACTAAGCTAGGTGCTGAAATCAGACGTTGGGATGCGACACCCACCGTGTTTCTTCTGCGCTTTCTTGCAAAGTCAACGATGTCCGCTACGGCGATCAAAGCCCAGAGAGCTCCGCTTGGTATCTCGAGAGCGCTCGAGAGCGCGATGAACAGTAAAGCCAGTTTCCATACCCGCGACGCCGAGTTCATCTTGTTtgccgtctctctctctcccccccccccctctctctctctctctctctctctctcgcaaacTCGAGGGACAGGCAGTAGATGGCAGGAGAGTGGGAATACGATCAACAGATCTAACTCCCGTCTCCGGCAGGCGCTGGAGACTTATGCAGTCAAGCACGTGGCAGTTTCTAAGACCGTGGACTTCAGGCATTCTTTAAGTCCACATTATTCACCGTTTCATTAAGTTGCTACAATCCCAGCCGTCCATTCAATATCGTCCCTTTCCCTTGTTTTCACCGATCTAATTTAGTAAAATCATTTTTCGGTCTCGTTTGGCTCTTATTTCGCTGCTCGttgttgagttttttttttttttgctcgcCGTGTTGAATAAAATTTCTTGCATCTAAAATTTCTGTGAGAATGTATCATCAGTCCAGCCAACATGATGCCCGCTTCTCTGAAATTCGTCGAGAGCTCTTTTCTCCCTATTTaggtataaatataaatttgggagCTTGTTTCTTCGaattaaatttagatatgataATTTCTTAGAGGCACTCATCCTATGATGGCTCGACATGCTGTTACTCTCGTCATCTTCGCACGGCGATAAAGTTAATTTTACTGAATTTTCTAAGAATAAGATCTCGGTATATACCCATCACTAAAGATTTCAGTGATAGATTGACgcttaggttttctttttgttgttgctgTGACAGTACTTGTTTCCATTCCTCAAAATGTCTACCCGAGTAATATTTTGGTCATTCCAAGCCTCTTAACAATATCCTCGCATTCAAGATCATCTAGCAAATACGCTTCAAATCGGAACTCCTTTCTTTTGGCAATCTTGGGTACAGAGAAAGAAGGCGAGGGCTATGATTATAGCCGACAAAACCAAGGTCTCCAAATTGGGAAACGACACTCTCCATTTAATATTACATACAAATCTATCCAGTCTCTTCCTTTCTGAAGCTTCCATTCTTTATTATTAACCTAGGTGAAAGCACATCATTTACTTTTGACATCCATAAGAGAATGCTCATTCAACATTTCTGGAAAAGCCACCAATCTATAGTGGTTCATCTCTCTTTTCCAGCCTTCTCCCAATAGTATAAAATCTCATTGAAGTCAATGGGAGACTATTAGCATGGTGGATGGACCACTTCTGCCGTAGACTGAGTCGCTCTTGGAAAATTGGTAAGAACCATGGAGAAGATAAATTCGCATTGTTGTACCACTAATGGGGTCCCTCTAGGTGATGTCATTAAACTACTCTAAATTATCCTCCACTCCCATCGACACCTCGCCCCACATGACCGGTAATCCCGGGGGGATTGATAGTGATTCGCCCGATATAATGCCTCGGGGACATGGCGCCTGACTCCCCCTATAGCTAAACCGATATTTTTCTTCCTAGTTTAGCAAGGAATACGTATTAGAtgcaaattgcgcaatcccaGGATCTCTATaactagaacaaaaacatgcataattgagtagaaagattaacgcacctgttttgggatccatcgttctttaaagcggaagcagaaaatgGATTATCCACACATCAAGGGAATTACCCACGCATCAAGtttttctcctctattgccctccgtatcactggctcaatgaggcggctcCCTCatgtttagcgttaggtaaacgctctttaggtgaggatacatgtgagaattagggttagaggagagacttgagcactatttataaagtttccagCCAGGTCCTCTCATTACGggtcaggctcaactcggctcaTACTAGTtagtcccatattagactaattaagaaatcttctatctcaccttagaccaaccccgttttacggtaaccgtaaaaacagtaaattacaatatcaattaatgtagtccacattaggaaaactcttacattctcccactcaGACTATATTAACTGAAATTGTAccgtatgtgcgcacattggtccaaagataattcttaatagtcaatcctatcccataaagtcttaaacaccaaatcatggcggtaactgcatgtatacacatagagccttccatggtcacgaatgttctcaactttattgatatggattcaatatggtagtgtgacAAATGGaaaacatctctcatagagagatctcATTTAttagtcaccattctcttaccttaagcgTTACAAAAAAACTTGTGGCACTAAAGAAtgtctttatggttccaatgaacccacatatgtcttgtcttTACAATTaatctttctttatgtatcacaagacatatgcacatgGCTAATAACCGAATGCCCCTAACCtccactcaaggtttatacagtaccttgagactttatcaatatgtattcaacataataataacacattcaaaaatattttattgaatgcaaaagttgatacatatcaaaccgttactaaATGTAACGAACACAGATATGAACTTTATCAGAATAAAGCCAAAATAgttcccactaaacaacagtatcccaagatactcctaggcccatgctaatgacatgtcgattAAATACACACGGGTGAAGGGCTTTAGTTAGTGGATATACAACCATATCATTTGtggaaatatgttatattataacgtcacatttctgtaccgtttctttatggtaaaaaatctTTGACCGTCATATATTTAGACC
This genomic stretch from Eucalyptus grandis isolate ANBG69807.140 chromosome 3, ASM1654582v1, whole genome shotgun sequence harbors:
- the LOC104437733 gene encoding disease resistance protein RPV1-like, producing MNSASRVWKLALLFIALSSALEIPSGALWALIAVADIVDFARKRRRNTESYESPRSSPTSVTFSGSYEVFLSFRGPDTRKGFADCLYHSLEKMGIRVFRDNEELLVGEMIKPSLIEAIKQSEIAIPIISKNYASSKSCLMELQQMLACRENNEQMIIPIFYDVGISDVKHLMGSFGEFFYELVKNERVDKERIDAWKKALRHIGEMKGLNLAEMNDGHHGKLIQLVVSDVLRLLKKPDLVVTEYLVGIDHHVEEIMRKLDVDFRDGQAVKTFSNKGCVVGICGMPGVGKTTLAKIVYNRLYHLFDGCAYLENVREKYTQVEGLKTLRCNLVSQLVKRESREFSTSDEAMQFIKHRFSNMKVLIFLDDVGDSEQLTQIAGDLTGYGPGSRIIVTSLKKDVLKKVKVITQTYEVEAMDEGQALQLFCKHAFGKDYVREVDRTLSRAIISATGRLPLALEMVGSCLFLKPKEVWEDTLEKLKDAPHEKVEKVLKMCYEDLDENQRKIFLDVACFLIGRDKRIAIYMWDDCKFFPLGH